In Blastopirellula sp. J2-11, a single genomic region encodes these proteins:
- a CDS encoding ComF family protein: MSTPPTKINWGKFTSWATWPWRSLLLPAHCPLCLDSLSSSTDNSAEYCAACCDQIVREEARCRRCGNRLPPGHGPGRDDCDICRNLRLKWDGVIALGDHSGLLQQAVIAAKQASGAPVAAAMAELLATTAAQTDWLGKVDLVIPTPIYWLRRIRRGVNPAERLGAALARRLNVKFCPRLIKVARIMRKQSELRIAARRANVRDGFRVKTPHLLTGATVLLVDDVMTSGATAAEITGKMQKCGASRVIVAVAARAPRGETGN, from the coding sequence ATGTCGACTCCCCCTACCAAAATCAACTGGGGCAAATTCACAAGCTGGGCGACTTGGCCTTGGCGGAGTCTGTTGTTGCCGGCCCACTGTCCGCTTTGCCTGGATTCGCTATCCAGCAGTACGGACAACTCGGCCGAGTATTGCGCCGCATGCTGCGATCAAATCGTCCGCGAAGAGGCTCGCTGCCGACGTTGCGGAAATCGACTTCCGCCTGGCCATGGACCGGGCCGAGATGATTGCGATATCTGCCGCAACCTTCGTTTAAAATGGGACGGGGTGATCGCATTGGGCGATCATTCTGGTCTACTGCAACAAGCGGTTATTGCGGCGAAACAAGCCAGCGGAGCACCGGTCGCCGCTGCGATGGCCGAGTTGTTAGCGACAACTGCGGCCCAAACGGATTGGCTAGGAAAGGTTGATCTGGTTATTCCGACGCCGATTTATTGGCTCCGACGAATTCGTCGAGGCGTAAATCCCGCCGAACGACTCGGCGCGGCGTTGGCGAGACGGCTGAATGTGAAATTTTGCCCCCGCTTGATAAAAGTCGCGCGAATCATGCGTAAGCAATCGGAACTTCGGATTGCCGCACGCCGAGCGAACGTGCGAGATGGTTTTCGGGTGAAAACTCCACATTTGTTGACTGGCGCAACGGTTCTGTTGGTCGATGACGTGATGACCAGCGGCGCGACGGCGGCCGAGATAACCGGTAAAATGCAAAAATGCGGCGCCTCTCGTGTAATCGTGGCCGTCGCCGCACGTGCGCCACGCGGCGAAACAGGAAACTAG
- a CDS encoding DUF502 domain-containing protein, whose product MNSEEQPQKPSGIQAFRRALLRGLGLVLPPLLTVLILIWVLTTVQNYVLMPVESTARYVVSMAIRDVRQTMPDAKPGDETAMLDNQVYHRTANGNWIPEYVYTTVQDNLHDQPIPYSGAAIYQEYVQIRFLQRRYTIPSLLCIFVLILYFTGKFVAIGVGRILWTASERQILHRLPVVRNVYSSVKQVTDFLLNDRELEFTRVVAVEYPRKGIWSLGFVTSESLLDIRSVANEPVMTVLIPTSPMPATGFTVNVKKSETVDLNISLDQALQFIVSCGVVVPDHQMTREVANRISTQIAEAQQNGMHEDDQEPVEQSPPFVQK is encoded by the coding sequence ATGAATTCGGAAGAGCAACCCCAAAAACCGAGCGGAATCCAGGCCTTTCGCCGTGCGCTGTTGCGCGGGCTGGGACTGGTGTTGCCGCCGCTGTTGACGGTGTTGATCCTGATTTGGGTCCTCACCACGGTCCAGAACTATGTTCTGATGCCGGTCGAGTCAACGGCCCGCTACGTCGTTTCGATGGCGATCCGCGATGTCCGCCAGACGATGCCAGACGCGAAGCCGGGGGACGAGACGGCGATGCTCGACAACCAGGTCTATCATCGGACCGCCAACGGAAACTGGATTCCAGAATACGTTTACACGACGGTCCAAGACAATCTGCACGATCAGCCGATCCCTTACTCCGGCGCCGCGATCTATCAGGAATATGTCCAGATTCGCTTTCTGCAGCGACGCTATACGATTCCCTCGCTCCTCTGCATCTTTGTGCTGATTCTGTATTTCACCGGCAAATTTGTCGCGATCGGGGTCGGACGGATCTTGTGGACGGCTTCGGAACGCCAAATCTTGCATCGCTTGCCGGTCGTGCGAAATGTCTATTCGTCGGTCAAGCAAGTGACCGACTTCTTGCTCAATGATCGCGAACTGGAATTCACGCGGGTCGTCGCCGTCGAATATCCCCGCAAAGGGATCTGGTCACTCGGCTTTGTGACGAGCGAGAGCCTGTTGGATATCCGCAGCGTCGCCAACGAACCGGTCATGACCGTGCTCATTCCGACCTCGCCGATGCCGGCGACCGGCTTTACGGTGAATGTCAAGAAAAGTGAGACCGTCGACCTGAATATCTCGCTGGACCAAGCCCTGCAGTTTATTGTGAGCTGCGGCGTTGTCGTTCCGGATCACCAGATGACGCGTGAAGTCGCCAATCGAATTTCGACGCAAATCGCCGAGGCCCAGCAGAACGGCATGCATGAAGACGACCAGGAGCCGGTCGAACAATCACCCCCCTTTGTGCAGAAATAG
- the hemC gene encoding hydroxymethylbilane synthase: MPAIRIGTRGSQLAQWQANWVADQLRAVGTDVEIIHIATQGDVTQGPLDSIGGRGVFTTEIQAALLDNRIDVAVHSLKDLPTEVVEGLRLAAVPTRGADGDVLITSKASDVLSLPHEAIIGTGSMRRKAQLLHLRRDFQIRDIRGNLDTRLRKLDDGLYDAIILAEAGLRRLELIERIRHVIPKAQMLPAVGQGALGLEIRERDSATAALLAPLNHETSHYSVLAERSMLRNLRGGCLAPVGAWGRIDPEKQLLFLDGVVVSGDGHHKVTASACGPPDRAEDIGRQVADQLAIQGAERLIAFARATGS; encoded by the coding sequence ATGCCAGCAATACGGATTGGAACGCGAGGCAGCCAGCTCGCACAGTGGCAAGCCAATTGGGTCGCCGATCAGCTTCGCGCTGTTGGAACCGATGTGGAGATCATTCACATCGCTACCCAAGGTGACGTAACGCAAGGTCCGCTCGACTCGATCGGCGGGCGCGGCGTTTTTACGACCGAGATCCAAGCTGCACTATTGGATAATCGGATCGATGTCGCCGTCCATAGCTTGAAAGACCTGCCGACCGAAGTGGTCGAGGGTCTCCGGCTTGCCGCGGTTCCCACGCGTGGAGCCGATGGAGACGTGCTGATCACGTCCAAGGCTAGCGACGTGTTGAGTCTGCCGCACGAGGCGATCATCGGCACCGGCAGCATGCGCCGCAAAGCGCAGCTGCTCCATTTGCGACGTGACTTTCAGATTCGCGACATTCGGGGTAATCTCGATACCCGCCTGCGAAAACTGGACGATGGTCTGTACGACGCGATTATTTTGGCCGAAGCGGGACTGCGGCGGCTCGAATTGATCGAGCGAATTCGCCATGTCATCCCCAAGGCGCAGATGCTGCCTGCCGTCGGCCAAGGGGCGCTTGGCCTGGAGATCCGTGAGCGAGATTCCGCAACCGCCGCGCTGCTGGCGCCGCTCAATCACGAAACTTCACATTACTCGGTGCTCGCCGAACGTTCGATGCTACGAAATCTCCGCGGCGGATGTTTGGCTCCCGTCGGAGCTTGGGGACGAATCGATCCCGAAAAGCAGTTGCTGTTTCTCGATGGAGTCGTCGTTAGCGGCGACGGCCATCATAAGGTCACCGCTTCCGCTTGCGGACCGCCTGATCGGGCCGAAGACATCGGCCGCCAGGTCGCCGATCAATTGGCGATCCAAGGCGCGGAACGCCTGATCGCGTTCGCCCGAGCGACCGGCAGCTAA
- a CDS encoding flagellar hook-basal body protein: MPYGLYIAAEGAQAQAQRVEVLANNIANVDTTGFKRDLAVLQARYSQAIEDGIDYPNSGSINDVGGGVYVSEKVTDYSRGVLKGTNIPTDLAIAGEGFFQVEIDGETYLTRAGNFTFTAEGALVTSAGNAVLDAEGTPVQVDPEALANHVGNYFDENGFCTVGGDVVPLAMVKPKSNSDLAKYGDNAFFPLAPVEPLALEERQTRAGYLEGSGVNSITEMMTMIEAQRAYEANVNLIKNHDEMLGNLISRVLRQG; the protein is encoded by the coding sequence ATGCCATACGGCCTATACATCGCCGCGGAAGGCGCCCAAGCCCAAGCCCAACGGGTCGAAGTTCTCGCGAACAACATCGCGAACGTCGACACGACCGGCTTCAAACGCGATTTGGCCGTTCTGCAAGCTCGTTATTCCCAGGCCATTGAAGACGGCATCGACTATCCCAATTCGGGCTCGATCAACGATGTCGGCGGCGGCGTCTACGTCAGCGAAAAAGTAACCGACTATTCGCGCGGCGTTCTCAAAGGAACCAACATTCCGACTGACTTGGCGATCGCCGGAGAAGGCTTCTTCCAGGTGGAGATCGATGGCGAGACCTATCTGACGCGAGCCGGCAATTTTACCTTCACCGCCGAGGGCGCATTGGTCACTTCGGCCGGCAACGCCGTCTTGGATGCTGAAGGAACCCCGGTTCAAGTCGATCCGGAAGCGTTGGCCAACCACGTCGGCAACTACTTCGACGAAAACGGATTTTGCACCGTCGGCGGCGACGTCGTGCCGTTGGCGATGGTCAAACCCAAATCGAACAGCGATCTAGCCAAGTATGGCGACAACGCCTTTTTCCCGCTGGCTCCGGTCGAACCGTTGGCCCTGGAAGAACGTCAGACCCGCGCCGGCTACCTGGAAGGGTCCGGCGTCAACTCGATCACCGAAATGATGACGATGATCGAAGCCCAACGTGCTTACGAAGCGAATGTGAACCTGATCAAGAATCACGATGAGATGCTCGGCAACCTGATAAGCCGCGTTCTCCGCCAAGGCTAA
- the flgG gene encoding flagellar basal-body rod protein FlgG, with product MSVQTLYTAATGMQTLQTKLDVISNNLANVNTTAFKKDRVNFEDLFYDNRVLPGKLDGASNPTPTGTHIGLGVRVQSTQTDYQQGAFRETDRSLDWTIRGKGFFQVLDPTGQTYYTRAGNFSINANGEIVTGSAGIGRPLEPSITIPQDTTGIEVSSDGIVSVQRPGQQTLEEVGQIQLANFINPEGLLKLGDNLYAETNSSSAAIIGNPNIDGFGSVEKGFLEASNVEPVQELVDLITTQRAFELNSQTVQAGDQILQLVSNLRR from the coding sequence ATGAGCGTTCAAACCCTTTATACCGCCGCGACTGGGATGCAGACTCTGCAGACCAAGCTTGATGTGATCTCCAATAATCTGGCGAACGTGAACACGACCGCCTTCAAAAAAGATCGCGTCAATTTCGAGGATCTGTTTTACGACAATCGCGTCTTGCCGGGCAAACTGGACGGCGCCTCCAACCCGACGCCAACCGGCACGCATATCGGCTTGGGCGTTCGCGTGCAGAGTACGCAGACCGACTATCAACAAGGCGCCTTTCGCGAAACCGATCGCTCGCTCGATTGGACCATTCGCGGCAAAGGCTTCTTCCAAGTGCTCGATCCGACCGGACAGACCTACTACACGCGAGCCGGCAACTTCTCGATCAACGCCAACGGCGAAATCGTGACCGGTTCGGCCGGCATCGGTCGTCCGCTCGAACCCTCGATCACCATACCGCAAGATACGACCGGCATCGAAGTTTCCTCCGACGGCATTGTATCGGTGCAGCGTCCCGGTCAGCAAACGCTGGAAGAAGTGGGACAGATTCAACTTGCCAACTTCATCAATCCTGAAGGGTTGCTGAAGTTGGGAGATAACCTGTACGCCGAAACCAACTCTTCCAGCGCGGCGATCATCGGCAACCCAAACATCGACGGTTTTGGCAGCGTCGAAAAAGGCTTTCTAGAAGCGTCCAACGTCGAGCCGGTGCAAGAGCTGGTCGACCTGATCACCACGCAACGTGCTTTTGAGCTGAACTCGCAAACGGTGCAAGCCGGCGATCAAATCCTGCAGCTCGTCTCGAACTTGCGTCGTTAA
- the flgA gene encoding flagellar basal body P-ring formation chaperone FlgA: MLRHLTTIALLLTGLTSVAQGYDVVLRREAVVVDSIVRLGDLAEIGGPSQRFVQELEQLELFPAPSLNRSRFVTINDIRAQLTARGFQDADLYFTGASRTRVARTDGVAPLSKIIRNASQSGVQQTSWSGGPLAEGEALVVYTVRPIRRGEVIQAEDLTVQPLNTVRTEGDFETRIEALVGKEAIRSLPAQRPIESGSIREPVVIQQNDVVTVIAQIGGLVIRRDAIAAGDASVGDLLMVQAISPDAKRGQQRGEMFQVRAYGPGQAMTLNSDPRQAATVTASRGTR; the protein is encoded by the coding sequence ATGCTTCGTCACCTCACCACCATCGCCTTGCTCCTGACCGGTCTGACCAGCGTCGCTCAGGGCTACGATGTCGTCCTTCGCCGTGAAGCGGTGGTGGTCGATTCCATCGTTCGGCTCGGCGATCTGGCCGAGATCGGTGGGCCTTCGCAACGTTTCGTGCAAGAGCTGGAACAGTTGGAACTGTTTCCGGCGCCCAGCCTCAATCGCTCTCGCTTTGTCACCATCAATGACATTCGCGCGCAACTGACGGCGCGCGGCTTTCAGGACGCCGACCTTTACTTTACCGGGGCCAGCCGCACGCGAGTCGCTCGCACTGATGGCGTCGCGCCCCTTAGCAAAATCATTCGCAACGCTTCTCAATCGGGCGTGCAGCAAACCAGCTGGAGCGGCGGTCCTTTGGCCGAAGGAGAAGCTCTGGTCGTCTATACGGTTCGTCCGATTCGTCGCGGCGAAGTGATTCAAGCTGAAGACTTGACCGTACAACCGCTCAACACCGTTCGGACCGAAGGTGATTTTGAAACTCGGATCGAAGCGCTCGTTGGCAAAGAGGCGATTCGCTCCCTGCCGGCCCAACGTCCCATCGAGTCTGGCTCGATCCGCGAACCGGTGGTCATCCAACAAAACGACGTCGTCACCGTCATCGCCCAAATCGGCGGGCTCGTCATTCGCCGCGACGCGATCGCCGCCGGCGACGCCAGTGTTGGCGATCTGTTGATGGTGCAAGCGATCTCTCCCGACGCCAAACGAGGTCAACAGCGGGGAGAAATGTTTCAGGTTCGCGCCTATGGCCCAGGTCAGGCGATGACGCTCAACAGCGATCCACGTCAAGCCGCGACCGTCACCGCATCAAGGGGAACCCGCTAA
- a CDS encoding flagellar basal body L-ring protein FlgH: protein MNRVTILCSLMLTIATTSLAAAQGPTSSLAQRSLPGNPSVPGEQVDGANRDLSWYYRELPPPRKIQIKDIVHIRVDEAAEMESEGNLNRRKQANFNALLANWVHLENLKAIVPDQQEDGSPQITGQLTSRYRTQGTLETLEEVRFRVAATVSEIMPNGTLKIEAQKEIQVNNETWTYYLRGVCRVEDIDPNNVVLSERLANLSITKQETGHIRDSYKRGWLLKIWDGWKWF from the coding sequence ATGAACCGAGTCACGATTTTATGTTCCCTGATGCTGACCATCGCGACGACTTCGCTCGCGGCGGCGCAAGGGCCAACTTCGAGCCTGGCTCAGCGCAGCTTGCCGGGCAACCCGTCCGTTCCCGGCGAACAAGTCGACGGTGCGAACCGCGACCTCAGTTGGTATTACCGCGAACTGCCGCCGCCGCGCAAGATTCAAATCAAAGACATCGTCCATATTCGCGTCGATGAAGCGGCCGAAATGGAATCCGAAGGCAACCTGAATCGCCGTAAGCAGGCCAACTTCAACGCACTGCTGGCCAACTGGGTTCATCTCGAAAATCTAAAAGCGATCGTACCCGATCAACAGGAAGATGGCTCGCCTCAGATCACTGGCCAGTTGACCAGCCGCTACCGCACGCAAGGAACGTTGGAAACGTTGGAAGAAGTTCGCTTCCGCGTCGCCGCGACGGTCTCTGAGATCATGCCGAACGGCACGCTGAAGATCGAAGCCCAAAAAGAGATTCAGGTAAACAACGAAACTTGGACCTACTATCTGCGCGGCGTTTGCCGCGTCGAAGACATCGACCCGAACAATGTTGTGTTGAGCGAACGCCTGGCGAATCTCAGCATCACCAAGCAAGAGACCGGACACATCCGTGATTCGTACAAACGCGGCTGGTTATTGAAGATCTGGGACGGTTGGAAGTGGTTCTAA
- a CDS encoding flagellar basal body P-ring protein FlgI codes for MKTKPIKTAMKTTALLMFVGIAGYSAAAQAQPQSPPQPLVAERFQITQPLSTFVRVKGQEENYLQGIGLVVGLKGTGDKNLTPTHKALSLVMKHLGSNSGAGPDGEYLPDALKTVTNTALVIVRARVPAEGAEEGDMIDCEVSSLGAKSLEGGSLAISTLQGPNPHDKTVWAMATGNLETFSKAVPTNARIKSGCRIEKSIRNSFVTPDKKVYLVLNDGYKDWQMAQEIVFSVGNLLQVGQGSSSNVQIARALDQKTIEVQIPPQYQSDPVFFVSILMDTPIVDKQLNNKVVINKASGVIVVGSDVEIGPDVVTHNGIKIETIDPESSKFVEVNTQPAYATRLKDLVDALNTLKVPAEDVIDIIVAIHHQGKLYGELIFVN; via the coding sequence ATGAAAACGAAACCGATCAAAACCGCCATGAAAACGACTGCTTTGCTGATGTTCGTGGGGATCGCCGGCTACTCCGCCGCGGCTCAAGCACAACCGCAATCGCCGCCGCAGCCCTTGGTCGCTGAGCGATTTCAAATCACCCAGCCGTTATCAACTTTCGTCCGCGTCAAAGGACAGGAAGAAAACTACCTGCAAGGGATCGGCCTGGTGGTCGGCCTGAAGGGAACCGGCGACAAAAATCTGACCCCGACGCACAAAGCGTTGTCGTTGGTGATGAAACACCTCGGCAGCAACTCCGGCGCCGGGCCGGATGGAGAGTATTTGCCCGACGCGTTGAAGACCGTCACCAACACCGCGTTGGTAATTGTACGAGCTCGCGTGCCGGCCGAAGGCGCCGAAGAAGGAGACATGATCGATTGCGAAGTAAGTTCGCTAGGCGCCAAGAGCTTGGAAGGAGGATCGCTGGCGATCAGCACTTTGCAAGGCCCGAACCCGCACGACAAGACGGTCTGGGCGATGGCGACCGGCAACCTCGAAACCTTTAGCAAAGCAGTCCCAACCAACGCTCGCATCAAGTCGGGCTGCCGCATCGAAAAGTCAATTCGCAACTCGTTTGTGACGCCGGACAAAAAAGTCTATCTGGTGCTGAACGACGGCTACAAAGATTGGCAAATGGCTCAAGAGATCGTTTTTAGCGTCGGCAATCTGCTGCAAGTTGGTCAGGGATCTTCCAGCAACGTGCAAATCGCGCGGGCCCTGGACCAAAAGACGATCGAAGTCCAAATTCCGCCGCAGTATCAATCCGACCCGGTCTTTTTCGTCTCGATCCTGATGGATACGCCGATCGTCGACAAACAGCTCAATAACAAAGTAGTCATCAACAAGGCCAGCGGCGTGATCGTCGTCGGCTCGGACGTCGAGATCGGTCCTGACGTCGTCACCCACAACGGCATCAAGATCGAAACGATCGATCCCGAGTCTTCCAAGTTTGTCGAGGTCAATACGCAACCGGCGTATGCGACTCGCTTGAAAGATCTGGTCGACGCTTTGAACACGCTTAAAGTCCCTGCCGAAGACGTGATCGACATCATCGTGGCGATCCATCACCAAGGCAAACTGTACGGCGAATTGATCTTTGTGAACTAG
- a CDS encoding rod-binding protein: MVTSAPANLTSAAPAAQQSELREKFDQFVGESLFGQMLKSMRKSVGKPAYFHGGRGEEVFQSQLDQLLVEKLSEASAQELSGPMFEQFMTQSNLSPESNSSSSSNETSQRSPHWKQVSLIQAVQTLNDQPSAPLLDALA, encoded by the coding sequence ATGGTAACCAGCGCCCCCGCCAATTTGACTTCCGCCGCTCCCGCTGCTCAGCAGTCGGAACTGCGGGAAAAGTTCGACCAGTTCGTCGGGGAATCGCTATTCGGCCAAATGCTGAAGTCGATGCGGAAGTCGGTCGGCAAGCCTGCCTATTTTCATGGCGGTCGCGGCGAAGAAGTCTTCCAATCGCAACTCGATCAACTGCTTGTAGAAAAACTATCCGAAGCCAGCGCTCAGGAGCTGTCAGGTCCCATGTTTGAACAATTTATGACTCAGTCGAATCTCAGTCCCGAATCGAATTCGAGTTCGTCTTCTAACGAAACGTCGCAACGATCGCCTCACTGGAAGCAAGTCAGCCTGATTCAGGCCGTGCAGACGTTGAACGATCAACCGAGCGCTCCGCTGTTGGACGCTTTGGCGTAA
- a CDS encoding flagellar protein FlgN has protein sequence MPFTPVDDALETSTVDWEASTAEVLQELTSVQDELIEVLGTKRSQMVARDIPGMEATQLRELDLIQRLEQLRDARHDLLLSAQKQGLPGDSIESLAVLADGAEGEKLREIASTAKQRMRTIQNETLVNFVLAQRSVLHLSQILQIIATGGKLQPTYEQENSAHQGGTLVDHEA, from the coding sequence ATGCCCTTTACGCCCGTAGACGACGCGTTGGAAACTTCGACCGTCGACTGGGAAGCGTCCACCGCCGAAGTTCTGCAAGAACTGACCAGCGTCCAGGACGAACTCATCGAAGTGCTGGGGACTAAACGCAGCCAGATGGTCGCACGCGACATCCCCGGGATGGAAGCGACGCAACTGCGTGAGCTCGATCTGATCCAGCGACTCGAACAACTGCGCGACGCGCGCCATGACTTGCTGCTATCAGCGCAAAAGCAGGGATTGCCTGGCGATAGCATCGAATCGCTAGCCGTACTTGCTGATGGCGCCGAAGGTGAGAAACTGCGCGAGATAGCAAGCACAGCGAAGCAACGAATGCGCACTATCCAGAACGAGACGCTAGTAAACTTCGTGCTAGCCCAACGCAGCGTCCTACATTTGTCGCAGATTTTGCAGATCATTGCGACCGGCGGCAAACTTCAGCCGACTTATGAACAGGAGAACTCCGCACATCAAGGAGGGACTCTTGTGGACCATGAAGCCTAA
- the flgK gene encoding flagellar hook-associated protein FlgK: MTLFTSLQQSKNALVAAQIGIQVTGNNIANVNTPDYLRERVIYTPAPTQAYGNLRLGMGVQVEAVVQQVDQFLEERLRNSISDLANGETQESVYLQLEALVGELSDTDISTSLNDFLGSINDILNQPEDVSVRNLSVLRGQTLARDISRLYGRAKEVHTDLNKQIKQAATDINSLLNDIADLNVKITTLEAGPITKSDAIGLRDQRQRKLTELAGIIDIKGVEQENGSTSVFLGGEYLVIDGIARQVETKSVAEDGLTNVKLTLAGTDSPILASSGKLAGMITSRDAIVGEFMNNLDDFAQTLTFEFNRVFSSGQGQTGYQTMTSEFFVEDASIDQPLDQVGLPYTPTNGSFKIFTQNLQTGLKNTIDISVKLNGLPDDTSLQGLADAISEVDGLTASISLDGHLQIDSDSQNVEFAFGSDTSGVLAALGLGTFFTGTSASTIGIQQVIKEDPSKFAASKNGIGVDTDNAVEMAGFLDRPLDSRNGQTLDNVYAQLVGEVTQSASVAKSVAEGYRVFKETLDGQKQGLSGVSLDEEAVNLITFQRQFQAASRLISVIDELLEVLVNI; encoded by the coding sequence ATGACTCTTTTTACATCGCTTCAGCAATCCAAGAACGCGCTGGTCGCCGCTCAAATCGGGATCCAAGTGACGGGCAATAATATTGCCAACGTCAATACGCCCGATTATCTGCGCGAACGAGTTATCTATACCCCTGCGCCGACCCAAGCTTACGGCAACCTGCGGCTCGGAATGGGCGTGCAGGTCGAAGCGGTCGTTCAACAGGTCGACCAATTCCTCGAAGAACGCCTACGAAATTCGATCAGCGATCTCGCCAACGGCGAAACCCAAGAGAGCGTCTATCTACAGCTTGAGGCGCTTGTCGGCGAATTAAGCGATACCGACATCAGCACCTCGCTGAATGATTTTTTGGGGAGCATCAATGACATCCTCAATCAGCCCGAAGATGTCAGCGTTCGCAACTTGTCGGTCCTTCGTGGCCAGACGCTAGCAAGAGACATCAGCCGTTTGTATGGCCGCGCCAAGGAAGTTCACACCGATCTCAATAAGCAAATTAAGCAGGCGGCCACCGACATCAACTCGCTGCTGAATGATATCGCCGATTTGAACGTCAAGATCACGACACTGGAAGCTGGGCCGATCACCAAAAGCGACGCGATCGGTCTGCGTGATCAACGCCAGCGCAAGCTGACCGAATTGGCCGGCATCATCGACATTAAGGGAGTCGAGCAAGAGAATGGATCGACCTCGGTATTTCTCGGCGGCGAATACCTGGTCATCGACGGCATCGCTCGGCAGGTCGAAACAAAATCGGTCGCCGAAGACGGCCTTACCAATGTGAAGCTCACGTTGGCCGGCACCGACTCGCCGATTCTAGCGAGTTCCGGAAAATTGGCAGGTATGATCACTTCGCGCGATGCGATTGTCGGCGAGTTCATGAACAATCTGGATGACTTCGCCCAGACGTTAACCTTTGAATTCAATCGCGTTTTTTCGAGCGGACAAGGACAAACCGGTTATCAGACGATGACCAGCGAGTTCTTCGTCGAAGACGCATCGATCGATCAACCTTTAGACCAGGTTGGGCTCCCCTACACGCCGACCAACGGCTCTTTCAAGATATTCACTCAGAACCTGCAGACAGGCCTGAAGAACACCATCGACATCTCGGTCAAGCTGAACGGCTTGCCGGATGATACGTCGCTGCAAGGTCTGGCTGACGCGATCAGCGAAGTGGACGGCCTGACTGCATCGATCTCACTGGATGGTCACCTGCAGATTGACAGCGATTCGCAGAACGTCGAATTCGCCTTCGGTAGTGATACGAGCGGCGTTCTAGCGGCGTTAGGCCTTGGCACGTTCTTTACCGGGACATCGGCCAGCACCATCGGCATTCAACAGGTGATCAAAGAGGACCCCTCCAAATTCGCCGCGAGCAAGAACGGTATCGGCGTCGACACCGACAATGCCGTTGAAATGGCCGGATTCCTCGATCGTCCCTTGGATAGTCGCAATGGACAAACGCTCGACAATGTTTATGCACAATTGGTTGGCGAAGTGACGCAATCGGCTTCGGTCGCCAAATCGGTCGCCGAAGGTTACCGCGTCTTCAAAGAAACGCTAGATGGGCAAAAGCAGGGACTTAGCGGCGTCAGCCTGGACGAAGAAGCGGTCAACTTGATTACCTTTCAGCGTCAATTTCAAGCAGCGTCGCGGTTGATTTCCGTCATCGATGAACTGCTCGAAGTATTGGTCAACATTTAG